The following coding sequences lie in one Arachis ipaensis cultivar K30076 chromosome B05, Araip1.1, whole genome shotgun sequence genomic window:
- the LOC107644156 gene encoding pentatricopeptide repeat-containing protein At1g62910, which translates to MLSSSTSTITFIFRYSFLQIPNFVAFPSSSSSFSSLHSHSVPPSTRQVDEAVDSFTRMLSMRRPPSIIQFTKILGSLAKTNHFSTAISLFQQLQARGIAPDLFTLSIVINCCCGMGRMTLAFSVLAKIFRMDYQPDTVTLNTLVKGLFLCGSVEKAVRFHDRVLAHGFHFNQVTYGTLINGLCKTGHTSAAIQVLRKIPRYGIAPNVFMYGAIIDSLCKDTLVSQAFHLYSEMLAKGISPIVITYSSLIFGLCLEGQYKEAIDLLSDMVLRNINPNVCTYNILIDGLCKEGKIKDAKSVLAVMAKHGVKPDVVTYTSLMDGYCLVNQVNRAKYIFNTMAQIRVSPNVQSYSIMINGFGKSKMVDEALSLFEEMRRKYLVPNTVTYNTLIDGLSKSKRISHALELLIEMHHRGQPANVVTYNSLLDGMFKNQQVDKALMLFKQMKESGIDPDMFTYGILIDGLCKGGRLIDAKEIFQDLSVKGYRPNVRTYNIMINGLCKEGLFEEALALLSKMEGNGCLPDAVTFETVIRALFEKDENDMAEKLLREMVARGLLN; encoded by the exons ATGTTGTCATCCTCAACCTCAACGATCACTTTCATTTTTAGGTATTCTTTTCTCCAAATCCCTAATTTTGTTGCCTTcccttcctcttcatcttcattCTCATCCCTTCACTCTCATTCTGTGCCCCCATCCACTCGCCAAGTAGATGAAGCTGTTGATTCCTTCACTCGCATGCTCTCTATGCGTCGCCCTCCATCCATCATCCAATTCACCAAGATTTTGGGATCTCTTGCCAAGACCAACCATTTCTCCACCGCCATTTCCCTTTTTCAGCAATTGCAAGCCAGGGGAATCGCTCCCGACTTATTTACTTTGAGCATCGTAATTAATTGTTGTTGCGGCATGGGTCGTATGACACTTGCTTTCTCTGTATTGGCCAAGATTTTCAGAATGGATTATCAACCTGATACGGTAACATTGAATACACTCGTTAAAGGCCTCTTTCTCTGTGGTAGTGTTGAAAAAGCAGTGCGCTTTCATGACAGAGTGCTGGCTCATGGATTTCACTTTAATCAAGTCACTTATGGGACCTTGATCAATGGCCTCTGTAAGACCGGACACACGTCAGCTGCTATTCAAGTGTTGAGAAAGATCCCACGGTATGGCATTGCTCCTAATGTCTTCATGTACGGCGCAATTATTGATAGCCTCTGCAAGGATACACTTGTAAGTCAGGCTTTTCATTTATACTCTGAAATGCTTGCTAAGGGAATTTCTCCTATTGTTATCACATACAGTTCTCTCATTTTTGGATTGTGTCTTGAGGGTCAATATAAGGAAGCCATTGATTTGTTAAGTGATATGGTGCTTAGAAACATTAATCCAAATGTTTGTACCTATAATATTTTGATCGATGGGCTATGCAAGGAAGGAAAGATCAAAGATGCTAAGAGTGTATTGGCTGTAATGGCAAAACATGGTGTGAAACCAGATGTAGTTACTTATACCAGCTTAATGGATGGATATTGTTTGGTTAATCAGGTAAATAGGGCAAAATATATATTCAACACAATGGCCCAAATTAGAGTGTCACCCAATGTTCAAAGTTACAGTATCATGATTAATGGCTTCGGCAAAAGTAAAATGGTCGATGAAGCCTTGAGTCTCTTTGAAGAAATGCGTCGTAAGTACTTGGTTCCAAACACGGTAACTTACAACACTCTTATTGATGGCttgagcaaatcaaagagaatctCCCATGCTTTGGAGCTTCTTATCGAGATGCATCATAGAGGTCAACCCGCTAATGTAGTCACTTACAATTCGTTGTTGGATGGGATGTTCAAAAACCAACAAGTTGACAAGGCACTTATGTTATTCAAGCAAATGAAAGAGAGTGGCATTGATCCAGATATGTTCACGTATGGTATACTTATTGATGGCCTATGCAAAGGTGGAAGACTTATAGATGCAAAAGAGATTTTTCAAGATCTTTCCGTGAAAGGCTATCGTCCAAATGTGAGGACATACAATATTATGATCAATGGGCTCTGCAAAGAGGGCTTGTTTGAAGAAGCATTGGCACTCTTGTCAAAAATGGAAGGCAATGGTTGCTTACCAGATGCTGTGACTTTTGAAACTGTTATCCGTGCTttgtttgaaaaagatgagaatgaC ATGGCGGAGAAACTTCTTCGGGAAATGGTTGCTAGAGGCTTATTGAATTGA
- the LOC110262531 gene encoding pentatricopeptide repeat-containing protein At1g62930, chloroplastic-like, protein MLAKGISPNVITYSSLIFGLCLEGQYKEAIDLLSDMVLRNITPDVRTYSILIDGLCKEGKIKDAKSVLAVMAKHGVKPDVVTYNSLMDGYCLVNQVNRAKYIFNTMAQIRVLPNVRSYSIMINGFCKSKMVDEALNLFEKMRRKNLVPDTVTYSTLIDGLSKSKRISCALELLVEMHERGQPTDVVTYNSLLDGMFNIKQLDKALMLFIEMKESGIDPNICTCNILIDGLCKSGRLIDAKEIFQDLSVKGYRPNVRTYNIMINGRQWLLTRCCDF, encoded by the coding sequence ATGCTTGCTAAGGGAATTTCTCCTAATGTTATCACATACAGTTCTCTCATTTTTGGATTGTGTCTTGAGGGTCAATATAAGGAAGCCATTGATTTGTTAAGTGATATGGTGCTTAGAAACATTACTCCAGATGTTCGTACCTATAGTATTTTGATCGATGGGCTATGCAAGGAAGGAAAGATCAAAGATGCTAAGAGTGTATTGGCTGTAATGGCAAAACATGGTGTGAAACCAGATGTAGTTACTTATAACAGCTTAATGGATGGATATTGTTTGGTTAATCAGGTAAATAGGGCAAAATATATATTCAACACAATGGCCCAAATTAGAGTGTTGCCCAATGTTCGAAGTTACAGTATCATGATTAATGGCTTCTGCAAAAGTAAAATGGTCGATGAAGCCTTGAATCTCTTTGAAAAAATGCGTCGCAAGAACTTGGTTCCAGACACGGTAACTTACAGCACTCTTATTGATGGCTTGAGCAAATCGAAGAGAATCTCTTGTGCTTTAGAGCTTCTTGTCGAGATGCATGAAAGAGGTCAACCCACTGATGTAGTCACTTACAATTCCTTGTTGGATGGGATGTTTAATATCAAACAACTTGACAAGGCACTTATGTTATTTATTGAAATGAAAGAGAGTGGCATTGATCCAAATATATGTACATGCAATATACTTATAGATGGcctatgcaaaagtggaagacttATAGATGCAAAAGAGATTTTTCAAGATCTTTCCGTTAAAGGCTATCGTCCAAATGTGAGGACATACAATATTATGATCA